tttttctgaaattttgtctcagattggtaaACTTCTTCCCATCTTCATAtgtgagaggctctgcctctctgaaatgctccttttatatgCAGTTATGTttctgacctgttgccagttaaccaaATAAGTCATCAAacgctcctccagttgtttttgttttgtgccaGTTACacttccagccttttgttgcccctgttccaactttttttgaGATGTTTGCTGCcatgaaattcaaaatgagctccatgaaattttccatgaaatggtaaaatgtctcagtttcaacatctgacatgttgtttatgttctactgcaaataaaatatgagttgatgagattgTAAACCAtggcattctgttttatttacattttacagtgtccATAGTTAgtagataggtagatagatagatagatagatagatagatacacacacacacagttacctTCTTTCATGATGAGagcactgttttttgtttgggtAGCAGTTTCACTCAGACCACACATGTTCTCTGAGAAGATCCTGAAGTAGTATTCGTTCCCGACCACCAGCTCTGTGATGGTGATACAGTTGCGGTGGTAGTGCTCAATGCATGTGTACCATTCCTGAAAATTCAAAACATGTGATGTGATGCAGTGACATGATGGAATTTTAGTGTTtcttatttgcatatttttttatttctaccatTGTCTTCTTGTCTGCTTTTTGAATGGTGTAGCCTGTAATTGGAGCATTTCCATTGTCTTTTGGGGGGGTCCAGACCAGAGCTACATTTTCTCCCCATACGTCTTCAATAATTACACTCTGAGGAGGTCCTGGTAGatctgaaataattaattaaataaataaaaaatctaaaataagcaTCGAACCAACTCGGAAAATAAACTAGAATCAGATTCATTTAGATAACTCTAAGAGGGTGAAGCATTCACTTACCTACAATTTGTATGTCAATAACAGCTGTGTCCACGTGGTTTTCCACTTGCACTTTCATCTCATACTTCCCAGAGTGACTTCGCTCTGCTTTGCGAATGAAAATGATGCTATCACAGTCTGTGTTGCGAATGCTGACGTGAGAAGGTTCAATGGGCTGACCCTCCTTCAGCCAGGTGACCTTCGGCCGGGGTTTGccctaaaaacacacacacagcaacttAAGTGCAGTATTCTGCTCAGAAACATGTAACCCAAAAAAGGATAAAAGTTTTACCAAGAAAGGCACCACAAGGTTGACTACTTCACCAACTTTGCGAGTGTATGTCTGTTTTAGGTGTCTTGGTACGCGAATCTTTGGGGGTTCTGTAGAGTAAAAACCACATGCTGTGTAAGAATAGATGGTTTTATATGTCTATAAAATCAATAATTCTGTTTCCCACTTCTAAGCCAAGCTGCAGCTAaactaaaatgacaaatattaGCTTACCAACAACCTCTTTGACCAGGATAGCATGTTGAAGAGTCCGTGGAGAGCTGGCTCCGGCTTTATTGACAGCTTTGACCCGAACTAAAATTTTGCACCCAGGGCTCAACCCGGTGATGGTgtactttgttttctctgtcagtTCCTTGTTGGACAGTACCCAGTCATTACCTGTGGAGAAAAAGTCACCTACTGGTAAAACAACTTGTTTCCAGTCTTCAGTATTTAATTTCTAACTAGTTTCTAAGTTTTGTTCTGTTGATTCTGACAAATATCTACAGACAAATTAGGCCTTTAGATTGTACAATAACAGGGATGTACAAGTATTTGCAGTCTTACAATATATCAGATGCAAAATATGTCTGGTGAATTATACAAATATATTCATCCTTCCATTTACCATTCATTATTTAAGATTGATGGCATCTTCTCTGACAGTTGTCGGTAAGGCATCATGGCTAGATACCCAAACCACCTCTACTGGGTCTTTTcattgaggaggagcagagaaTCTGTCCTGACTCTGAGTGAACCCAGACACTTTGAAGCAAACTGatttggctgcttgtatttcAAAcactatttacatttcacacctATAGGTGAGGGTTGCACCGTAGATCTGCACACTCCTCCCCGAACCACCTGCCAATCTCCTTCTTTGTTCTAACCCAACTTGCAAAGTCAACTCCTTCACCTGAGGCAGAAACTCATTTCAAAACCAGGCTGGTCGCAGGCTTGGAGGAGCTAATTCACTTTCTGCTCCTTCACACTATTGTTGAAGCCATACCTAACTCTGCAGACCCCTTACACCCCACacacaaactttttaaactcCTCCCACCTCTACAAAGCACTTTACGCCAAAACCACCGGACAGagagacagcttcttccccCAGACCATTTACCTGAAGAACAATAACCCACACTGAGCCATACCTGCACTACTTTAACCTGTAAATACTTTCTAAATACTATGTTAAcgttatgtttatatgtatatatatactgtttctattttctcatttttatttgtttttattattagttgtttttactttttgtgctgaAAGTACAATGAAAGCAAAATTCTCCGGAGTCAGATTCCGTCTTtgtgcagaataaataaatgattctgattctgatttaacTTCCAAGCAGCCAACCTTGTAATTAGTGAATTAGTGCGTTTATACATTCACACTATTGTgctcctgtttctctttttaaatctttatattttttttgccaaactTTGGCACCTTTCTCCTCCTACAGCGTTTGTGCCACTTCAGACATTCAAATATTAAACTCTTTAATACATTCAAAAAGTGCTTCTACCTCTAAGTGCATTAAGATGtgcttttgatttattttgtttggttttatgttgtttgtgcatagccatgtgcaaaataaactgtcaaaaagaaaagtgtCCTCGTGAAGATGCAGCACTGCAGGTCACAGGTTCAAATCCAGCTCTGCACATTTTTCAGTGATTATCTGCACCAGTTTCCAGGTTAAAATCTTATACCATTAAGACCAGTGCATACTGCATGATTGAACTCATTGATCTCAGCTGTGTGCTGCAATTAGCAAAGTCCCCTTGCTGCAGAGTCAAGTGGAAGCtgcacaaaaaggaaaatgtgtttcaaccttaaaagcttttaaaacatcagacatgaatttttgtatattttacaaTATGTTATTTAACATCCCACCATTTtagcacatttaaacacaacatttctACTACTGACTTTAGCTTAAGATTTTTTGTAAACTGTTTTATATCATCTTTTGCTGCTTCAGAgaatttcagttcaacctttgtTGCACAATTCCTGAAAAGGTGACATGTTCAAACCCAGTCAGTGGCATCGTTCCAATGTGAAGTCTGCTAACTGCTTCAGTCTCCACTTTAAATCTTCCACTTTAATTCTTCAAGCAATTCTGCATagtttttaaaaggtaaaaaaaaaatctacttttatTCCACCACCTTCAGAACCATCTTCAGCCTTTGTGCATTTCagttcaatcattcagcatgatgCACATGTGCTGTTATCTAATAACAGcaattttcttgtcttttaaaATTATCTGGATCAACAGTTCTCCAGGCCTTTTTAAGGTCTTTAAAAGttctttggatattttttttctttatgctaTGTATACCAAAACAGTATGTTCACCTTTTGTAAGTTTTACTTGAAAAAGACCCATTAATGATGAACAGGTAGTCACAAGCAATCAAAAGTGCAACAACATTGTTGTAGGTGTTACTTCTGAAGAGTCCTTTCGTGAAGTCAAGCTTGACTCACTTCCTTCTATGCAGTACTCCACTAAGTATCCATCCAGCCCAGCAGCTCCAATGGTTTCCGGAGGACGCCACTTTACGGTCACTGTGGTGTCGGTGACGTCGTCCACAACCAGCATGGTGGGCTCACTGGTCACGGCTGAGTGAAGATCAAATGTTTCGAGATCAGAAGAATCACAGCAGTTATTTCTCTTGTGTCATGCAACGACTGATATGAACAAGAtaagaaaacatctgttttgGTAAGTAATGAACATGTGAGGAAGAAGCCTTTCTTTCTTTGGCTGGTATGCCATCAGTCTCCCTGTCAGATCTCATTAGTCCCTGTTCTCACTGTCTATTCTTGCACTCTGAATCTTGTTTAATGCCTATTGAACCCTCTGACAGTCCTGATCTCATAAACCTCTAATCTGCAGATGATTTGGCAACCATTAAAAAGACATATTTAATATTCTCTAAAGCTCTTGCATGTCCAGTGGAGGTCACAGTCAATACTAAGGATGGAGAACAGCTGCATTGCTGAGGTACCAAGGGCAACTCGCACATGCAGAGTCACACAACCACTCTTTGATAATTTGCCCATTATTAGAAAAGCATTGTTAGCTGAACTGAACCCTCATTTACCTTTTCCTGGGCAGATATTTGACACTAACAGCTCTGAGGTTATTGTTTATGCTGCTAAGGACACACCAGGGGGACTCACCGAGGGGAGTAAAAGCTTTGGATGGTTCACTGGGTTTGGAAACGCCAATGGCATTTACCGCAAATATGCGCACTTCATATGGCACTCCTTCAATCATCTTCTTGGGTTCAAATGTAGTTTCTTTAATGAGGTCAAAGTTCAGCCTCATCCATCTGgagctctgtttcttttttctctcaatGAAATAGCCTTCAAAAAGTTTGTAAGTTAACATTAACACATATATTTAACCATTGTCAATAGATATGATGTGATGTTTACCTAATATTGGTGAACCTCCATCATATTTTGGTGGCTCCCATGTCATAGAACACCAATCACCACCCACGACAGGAACCAACGGTGCATCAGGAGGGTCAGGAATGTCTGCAGGCAGTGCACGCTCATTTTAACTATTCAGGGAAAAATTAGCAAATCTCACATCTCACTGTGGTATcttgtttttccatttgtttctCTTACCAACAACCTTGATCTTGACGCTGGCTGAGGCCTCACCAGCCTCATTCTGCAAAACTATTTTATAGTTGCCCGAGTCCTCCCGCTCCGTAACCTCAATTGTCAGGCTCGTCTGGTCGCCAAACGTTTCAGCTCGGACACGGTGGCCCGAATCAAGGATCACCTGACAAAAAAGAGACATAAACACTTACGTGTAAGCATGTAgattgtttaaaacaaatagtttagaagaagaattaaaagaGGCCCACCCTTTCTCCCTTCATCCACACCACTCTGGGTGCTGGTTCTCCACTGATGGGGATCTCCAAGCGAAGCTTGTTACCGGCCACTACTACAACTGTGTTGTCTGGGAAGTTCAAGCTTTCCAGGTGTACTCGTGGAGGGTCTGCAGAAAATCAAGTTAAGATCATGTAATGACAGAAagcacagaaaaatgtaaagtcTTCTTATCCAGTGAGGAATCCTGTAGTTTGTGTACCAATGATGTGGATCTTGGCAGAAAGGCTCTGGGAATATCCCTCAGGTACAAAAGTGTAATCTCCTGCGTCGTGAAGGGAGCTTGCCTCGATTTCAAGCCGGTGAACTCTGAGGAACCAAAATTATGTCAGATGGTGtagacagtgtttttttttttttatttaatagtaaCATGCGTACTTATTCTTATGAACGATATTGATGCGATCGCTGGCCTGGATCAGCTGTCCATTCCTGTACCAACGTCCTGGAACGTTTCCAGGGTAGATTTCACAGTTTAGCTTGAAGGGTTGTCCCAGCATCACCGTCATGTCCTGCAGGTCCTGGAATATCTTCAGTGGTTTCACTAAGTATAGGTACAGCAGTAGAATAGAACAGagtaaatgtctttaaaacaacACGTGAGCCATGCAAAAAGCCAGAAAATATAAAGAGAGGGAAGAGACTGCGTACAGTCAATTTGAACTTGAGCCTCAGATGTGCCACCAGTGGCCATGATGGAGTATGTGCCAGTGTCATCTCTGGAAGCATCATCAATCACCAAGTAGTGTTTGGTTCCCTCGCACTTAACTCGATATCTTGAGCGCACTCC
The window above is part of the Melanotaenia boesemani isolate fMelBoe1 chromosome 23, fMelBoe1.pri, whole genome shotgun sequence genome. Proteins encoded here:
- the mybpc1 gene encoding myosin-binding protein C, slow-type isoform X1, giving the protein MPEPTKKDESPNGQPEESVAQESNGAPNLPEISLEVSPPPEAVTEMKEPVEADGKKPEPTEPEPTQAVVAQEPNTVENDSNHPEPSGVGATEQAGSAKSAAKEDSSCSPPPPVWSLGEGQAPEDVDKPIDHPPQSTLLIEMPQSGTVPVGGDITFVAKVEAKDLLRKPTIKWFKGKWMDLASKTGKHLQLKESFDRFTKIHTFEMHIIKAKENYAGNYRCEVTYKDKFDSCSFDLEIKEVEQGSQSFDIRSAFKRSSEGQEDAGELDFSALLKHRNQREHKQQDEGPDVDVWEILKNARPDEYEKIAFTYGITDLRGLLKRMKKIPKEEKKSEAFAKKLESAYQVDKGGKIRLVVELADPTVDLKWYKNGQEIRPTPNQRKYIFEHKGTQRIMVINNCTGNDDAAYSVVAGDEKCATELFVKELPVKIVKGIEPVKTTVNERIELECEVSEEGAQVKWMKNGVEVPTGVRSRYRVKCEGTKHYLVIDDASRDDTGTYSIMATGGTSEAQVQIDLKPLKIFQDLQDMTVMLGQPFKLNCEIYPGNVPGRWYRNGQLIQASDRINIVHKNKVHRLEIEASSLHDAGDYTFVPEGYSQSLSAKIHIIDPPRVHLESLNFPDNTVVVVAGNKLRLEIPISGEPAPRVVWMKGERVILDSGHRVRAETFGDQTSLTIEVTEREDSGNYKIVLQNEAGEASASVKIKVVDIPDPPDAPLVPVVGGDWCSMTWEPPKYDGGSPILGYFIERKKKQSSRWMRLNFDLIKETTFEPKKMIEGVPYEVRIFAVNAIGVSKPSEPSKAFTPLAVTSEPTMLVVDDVTDTTVTVKWRPPETIGAAGLDGYLVEYCIEGSNDWVLSNKELTEKTKYTITGLSPGCKILVRVKAVNKAGASSPRTLQHAILVKEVVEPPKIRVPRHLKQTYTRKVGEVVNLVVPFLGKPRPKVTWLKEGQPIEPSHVSIRNTDCDSIIFIRKAERSHSGKYEMKVQVENHVDTAVIDIQIVDLPGPPQSVIIEDVWGENVALVWTPPKDNGNAPITGYTIQKADKKTMEWYTCIEHYHRNCITITELVVGNEYYFRIFSENMCGLSETATQTKNSALIMKEGMQMKAPEYNDPDYKEAPKFTQPLINIFAVAGYNATLNCSVRANPKPKVIWMKNKMMILDDPRYRMFSNQGVCTLEIRKPSPFDGGLYTCKAINDLGEAQVDCKLEVKVQIQEL
- the mybpc1 gene encoding myosin-binding protein C, slow-type isoform X6, with product MPEPTKKDESPNGQPEESVAQESNGAPNLPEISLEVSPPPDDSVPVPATGRKDSVWSLGEGQAPEDVDKPIDHPPQSTLLIEMPQSGTVPVGGDITFVAKVEAKDLLRKPTIKWFKGKWMDLASKTGKHLQLKESFDRFTKIHTFEMHIIKAKENYAGNYRCEVTYKDKFDSCSFDLEIKEVEQGSQSFDIRSAFKRSSEGQEDAGELDFSALLKHRNQREHKQQDEGPDVDVWEILKNARPDEYEKIAFTYGITDLRGLLKRMKKIPKEEKKSEAFAKKLESAYQVDKGGKIRLVVELADPTVDLKWYKNGQEIRPTPNQRKYIFEHKGTQRIMVINNCTGNDDAAYSVVAGDEKCATELFVKELPVKIVKGIEPVKTTVNERIELECEVSEEGAQVKWMKNGVEVPTGVRSRYRVKCEGTKHYLVIDDASRDDTGTYSIMATGGTSEAQVQIDLKPLKIFQDLQDMTVMLGQPFKLNCEIYPGNVPGRWYRNGQLIQASDRINIVHKNKVHRLEIEASSLHDAGDYTFVPEGYSQSLSAKIHIIDPPRVHLESLNFPDNTVVVVAGNKLRLEIPISGEPAPRVVWMKGERVILDSGHRVRAETFGDQTSLTIEVTEREDSGNYKIVLQNEAGEASASVKIKVVDIPDPPDAPLVPVVGGDWCSMTWEPPKYDGGSPILGYFIERKKKQSSRWMRLNFDLIKETTFEPKKMIEGVPYEVRIFAVNAIGVSKPSEPSKAFTPLAVTSEPTMLVVDDVTDTTVTVKWRPPETIGAAGLDGYLVEYCIEGSNDWVLSNKELTEKTKYTITGLSPGCKILVRVKAVNKAGASSPRTLQHAILVKEVVEPPKIRVPRHLKQTYTRKVGEVVNLVVPFLGKPRPKVTWLKEGQPIEPSHVSIRNTDCDSIIFIRKAERSHSGKYEMKVQVENHVDTAVIDIQIVDLPGPPQSVIIEDVWGENVALVWTPPKDNGNAPITGYTIQKADKKTMEWYTCIEHYHRNCITITELVVGNEYYFRIFSENMCGLSETATQTKNSALIMKEGMQMKAPEYNDPDYKEAPKFTQPLINIFAVAGYNATLNCSVRANPKPKVIWMKNKMMILDDPRYRMFSNQGVCTLEIRKPSPFDGGLYTCKAINDLGEAQVDCKLEVKVQIQEL
- the mybpc1 gene encoding myosin-binding protein C, slow-type isoform X3 yields the protein MPEPTKKDESPNGQPEESVAQESNGAPNLPEISLEVSPPPDDDNAATTTPSPTPQAEDASTIKKLSIDLPNDSVPVPATGRKDSVWSLGEGQAPEDVDKPIDHPPQSTLLIEMPQSGTVPVGGDITFVAKVEAKDLLRKPTIKWFKGKWMDLASKTGKHLQLKESFDRFTKIHTFEMHIIKAKENYAGNYRCEVTYKDKFDSCSFDLEIKEVEQGSQSFDIRSAFKRSSEGQEDAGELDFSALLKHRNQREHKQQDEGPDVDVWEILKNARPDEYEKIAFTYGITDLRGLLKRMKKIPKEEKKSEAFAKKLESAYQVDKGGKIRLVVELADPTVDLKWYKNGQEIRPTPNQRKYIFEHKGTQRIMVINNCTGNDDAAYSVVAGDEKCATELFVKELPVKIVKGIEPVKTTVNERIELECEVSEEGAQVKWMKNGVEVPTGVRSRYRVKCEGTKHYLVIDDASRDDTGTYSIMATGGTSEAQVQIDLKPLKIFQDLQDMTVMLGQPFKLNCEIYPGNVPGRWYRNGQLIQASDRINIVHKNKVHRLEIEASSLHDAGDYTFVPEGYSQSLSAKIHIIDPPRVHLESLNFPDNTVVVVAGNKLRLEIPISGEPAPRVVWMKGERVILDSGHRVRAETFGDQTSLTIEVTEREDSGNYKIVLQNEAGEASASVKIKVVDIPDPPDAPLVPVVGGDWCSMTWEPPKYDGGSPILGYFIERKKKQSSRWMRLNFDLIKETTFEPKKMIEGVPYEVRIFAVNAIGVSKPSEPSKAFTPLAVTSEPTMLVVDDVTDTTVTVKWRPPETIGAAGLDGYLVEYCIEGSNDWVLSNKELTEKTKYTITGLSPGCKILVRVKAVNKAGASSPRTLQHAILVKEVVEPPKIRVPRHLKQTYTRKVGEVVNLVVPFLGKPRPKVTWLKEGQPIEPSHVSIRNTDCDSIIFIRKAERSHSGKYEMKVQVENHVDTAVIDIQIVDLPGPPQSVIIEDVWGENVALVWTPPKDNGNAPITGYTIQKADKKTMEWYTCIEHYHRNCITITELVVGNEYYFRIFSENMCGLSETATQTKNSALIMKEGMQMKAPEYNDPDYKEAPKFTQPLINIFAVAGYNATLNCSVRANPKPKVIWMKNKMMILDDPRYRMFSNQGVCTLEIRKPSPFDGGLYTCKAINDLGEAQVDCKLEVKVQIQEL
- the mybpc1 gene encoding myosin-binding protein C, slow-type isoform X5; this translates as MPEPTKKDESPNGQPEESVAQESNGAPNLPEISLEVSPPPEDASTIKKLSIDLPNDSVPVPATGRKDSVWSLGEGQAPEDVDKPIDHPPQSTLLIEMPQSGTVPVGGDITFVAKVEAKDLLRKPTIKWFKGKWMDLASKTGKHLQLKESFDRFTKIHTFEMHIIKAKENYAGNYRCEVTYKDKFDSCSFDLEIKEVEQGSQSFDIRSAFKRSSEGQEDAGELDFSALLKHRNQREHKQQDEGPDVDVWEILKNARPDEYEKIAFTYGITDLRGLLKRMKKIPKEEKKSEAFAKKLESAYQVDKGGKIRLVVELADPTVDLKWYKNGQEIRPTPNQRKYIFEHKGTQRIMVINNCTGNDDAAYSVVAGDEKCATELFVKELPVKIVKGIEPVKTTVNERIELECEVSEEGAQVKWMKNGVEVPTGVRSRYRVKCEGTKHYLVIDDASRDDTGTYSIMATGGTSEAQVQIDLKPLKIFQDLQDMTVMLGQPFKLNCEIYPGNVPGRWYRNGQLIQASDRINIVHKNKVHRLEIEASSLHDAGDYTFVPEGYSQSLSAKIHIIDPPRVHLESLNFPDNTVVVVAGNKLRLEIPISGEPAPRVVWMKGERVILDSGHRVRAETFGDQTSLTIEVTEREDSGNYKIVLQNEAGEASASVKIKVVDIPDPPDAPLVPVVGGDWCSMTWEPPKYDGGSPILGYFIERKKKQSSRWMRLNFDLIKETTFEPKKMIEGVPYEVRIFAVNAIGVSKPSEPSKAFTPLAVTSEPTMLVVDDVTDTTVTVKWRPPETIGAAGLDGYLVEYCIEGSNDWVLSNKELTEKTKYTITGLSPGCKILVRVKAVNKAGASSPRTLQHAILVKEVVEPPKIRVPRHLKQTYTRKVGEVVNLVVPFLGKPRPKVTWLKEGQPIEPSHVSIRNTDCDSIIFIRKAERSHSGKYEMKVQVENHVDTAVIDIQIVDLPGPPQSVIIEDVWGENVALVWTPPKDNGNAPITGYTIQKADKKTMEWYTCIEHYHRNCITITELVVGNEYYFRIFSENMCGLSETATQTKNSALIMKEGMQMKAPEYNDPDYKEAPKFTQPLINIFAVAGYNATLNCSVRANPKPKVIWMKNKMMILDDPRYRMFSNQGVCTLEIRKPSPFDGGLYTCKAINDLGEAQVDCKLEVKVQIQEL
- the mybpc1 gene encoding myosin-binding protein C, slow-type isoform X7, with protein sequence MPEPTKKDESPNGQPEESVAQESNGAPNLPEISLEVSPPPVWSLGEGQAPEDVDKPIDHPPQSTLLIEMPQSGTVPVGGDITFVAKVEAKDLLRKPTIKWFKGKWMDLASKTGKHLQLKESFDRFTKIHTFEMHIIKAKENYAGNYRCEVTYKDKFDSCSFDLEIKEVEQGSQSFDIRSAFKRSSEGQEDAGELDFSALLKHRNQREHKQQDEGPDVDVWEILKNARPDEYEKIAFTYGITDLRGLLKRMKKIPKEEKKSEAFAKKLESAYQVDKGGKIRLVVELADPTVDLKWYKNGQEIRPTPNQRKYIFEHKGTQRIMVINNCTGNDDAAYSVVAGDEKCATELFVKELPVKIVKGIEPVKTTVNERIELECEVSEEGAQVKWMKNGVEVPTGVRSRYRVKCEGTKHYLVIDDASRDDTGTYSIMATGGTSEAQVQIDLKPLKIFQDLQDMTVMLGQPFKLNCEIYPGNVPGRWYRNGQLIQASDRINIVHKNKVHRLEIEASSLHDAGDYTFVPEGYSQSLSAKIHIIDPPRVHLESLNFPDNTVVVVAGNKLRLEIPISGEPAPRVVWMKGERVILDSGHRVRAETFGDQTSLTIEVTEREDSGNYKIVLQNEAGEASASVKIKVVDIPDPPDAPLVPVVGGDWCSMTWEPPKYDGGSPILGYFIERKKKQSSRWMRLNFDLIKETTFEPKKMIEGVPYEVRIFAVNAIGVSKPSEPSKAFTPLAVTSEPTMLVVDDVTDTTVTVKWRPPETIGAAGLDGYLVEYCIEGSNDWVLSNKELTEKTKYTITGLSPGCKILVRVKAVNKAGASSPRTLQHAILVKEVVEPPKIRVPRHLKQTYTRKVGEVVNLVVPFLGKPRPKVTWLKEGQPIEPSHVSIRNTDCDSIIFIRKAERSHSGKYEMKVQVENHVDTAVIDIQIVDLPGPPQSVIIEDVWGENVALVWTPPKDNGNAPITGYTIQKADKKTMEWYTCIEHYHRNCITITELVVGNEYYFRIFSENMCGLSETATQTKNSALIMKEGMQMKAPEYNDPDYKEAPKFTQPLINIFAVAGYNATLNCSVRANPKPKVIWMKNKMMILDDPRYRMFSNQGVCTLEIRKPSPFDGGLYTCKAINDLGEAQVDCKLEVKVQIQEL
- the mybpc1 gene encoding myosin-binding protein C, slow-type isoform X4, with product MPEPTKKDESPNGQPEESVAQESNGAPNLPEISLEVSPPPDDDNAATTTPSPTPQAEDASTIKKLSIDLPNDSVPVPATGRKDSVWSLGEGQAPEDVDKPIDHPPQSTLLIEMPQSGTVPVGGDITFVAKVEAKDLLRKPTIKWFKGKWMDLASKTGKHLQLKESFDRFTKIHTFEMHIIKAKENYAGNYRCEVTYKDKFDSCSFDLEIKEVEQGSQSFDIRSAFKRSSEGQEDAGELDFSALLKHREHKQQDEGPDVDVWEILKNARPDEYEKIAFTYGITDLRGLLKRMKKIPKEEKKSEAFAKKLESAYQVDKGGKIRLVVELADPTVDLKWYKNGQEIRPTPNQRKYIFEHKGTQRIMVINNCTGNDDAAYSVVAGDEKCATELFVKELPVKIVKGIEPVKTTVNERIELECEVSEEGAQVKWMKNGVEVPTGVRSRYRVKCEGTKHYLVIDDASRDDTGTYSIMATGGTSEAQVQIDLKPLKIFQDLQDMTVMLGQPFKLNCEIYPGNVPGRWYRNGQLIQASDRINIVHKNKVHRLEIEASSLHDAGDYTFVPEGYSQSLSAKIHIIDPPRVHLESLNFPDNTVVVVAGNKLRLEIPISGEPAPRVVWMKGERVILDSGHRVRAETFGDQTSLTIEVTEREDSGNYKIVLQNEAGEASASVKIKVVDIPDPPDAPLVPVVGGDWCSMTWEPPKYDGGSPILGYFIERKKKQSSRWMRLNFDLIKETTFEPKKMIEGVPYEVRIFAVNAIGVSKPSEPSKAFTPLAVTSEPTMLVVDDVTDTTVTVKWRPPETIGAAGLDGYLVEYCIEGSNDWVLSNKELTEKTKYTITGLSPGCKILVRVKAVNKAGASSPRTLQHAILVKEVVEPPKIRVPRHLKQTYTRKVGEVVNLVVPFLGKPRPKVTWLKEGQPIEPSHVSIRNTDCDSIIFIRKAERSHSGKYEMKVQVENHVDTAVIDIQIVDLPGPPQSVIIEDVWGENVALVWTPPKDNGNAPITGYTIQKADKKTMEWYTCIEHYHRNCITITELVVGNEYYFRIFSENMCGLSETATQTKNSALIMKEGMQMKAPEYNDPDYKEAPKFTQPLINIFAVAGYNATLNCSVRANPKPKVIWMKNKMMILDDPRYRMFSNQGVCTLEIRKPSPFDGGLYTCKAINDLGEAQVDCKLEVKVQIQEL
- the mybpc1 gene encoding myosin-binding protein C, slow-type isoform X2, encoding MPEPTKKDESPNGQPEESVAQESNGAPNLPEISLEVSPPPEAVTEMKEPVEADGKKPEPTEPEPTQAVVAQEPNTVENDSNHPEPSGVGATEQAGSAKSAAKEDSSCSPPPPVWSLGEGQAPEDVDKPIDHPPQSTLLIEMPQSGTVPVGGDITFVAKVEAKDLLRKPTIKWFKGKWMDLASKTGKHLQLKESFDRFTKIHTFEMHIIKAKENYAGNYRCEVTYKDKFDSCSFDLEIKEVEQGSQSFDIRSAFKRSSEGQEDAGELDFSALLKHREHKQQDEGPDVDVWEILKNARPDEYEKIAFTYGITDLRGLLKRMKKIPKEEKKSEAFAKKLESAYQVDKGGKIRLVVELADPTVDLKWYKNGQEIRPTPNQRKYIFEHKGTQRIMVINNCTGNDDAAYSVVAGDEKCATELFVKELPVKIVKGIEPVKTTVNERIELECEVSEEGAQVKWMKNGVEVPTGVRSRYRVKCEGTKHYLVIDDASRDDTGTYSIMATGGTSEAQVQIDLKPLKIFQDLQDMTVMLGQPFKLNCEIYPGNVPGRWYRNGQLIQASDRINIVHKNKVHRLEIEASSLHDAGDYTFVPEGYSQSLSAKIHIIDPPRVHLESLNFPDNTVVVVAGNKLRLEIPISGEPAPRVVWMKGERVILDSGHRVRAETFGDQTSLTIEVTEREDSGNYKIVLQNEAGEASASVKIKVVDIPDPPDAPLVPVVGGDWCSMTWEPPKYDGGSPILGYFIERKKKQSSRWMRLNFDLIKETTFEPKKMIEGVPYEVRIFAVNAIGVSKPSEPSKAFTPLAVTSEPTMLVVDDVTDTTVTVKWRPPETIGAAGLDGYLVEYCIEGSNDWVLSNKELTEKTKYTITGLSPGCKILVRVKAVNKAGASSPRTLQHAILVKEVVEPPKIRVPRHLKQTYTRKVGEVVNLVVPFLGKPRPKVTWLKEGQPIEPSHVSIRNTDCDSIIFIRKAERSHSGKYEMKVQVENHVDTAVIDIQIVDLPGPPQSVIIEDVWGENVALVWTPPKDNGNAPITGYTIQKADKKTMEWYTCIEHYHRNCITITELVVGNEYYFRIFSENMCGLSETATQTKNSALIMKEGMQMKAPEYNDPDYKEAPKFTQPLINIFAVAGYNATLNCSVRANPKPKVIWMKNKMMILDDPRYRMFSNQGVCTLEIRKPSPFDGGLYTCKAINDLGEAQVDCKLEVKVQIQEL